From a region of the Acinetobacter calcoaceticus genome:
- a CDS encoding TonB-dependent siderophore receptor, which produces MSKRIIQSVLSVSVLASMMSMAYAAKNEQEQAEQALEKPAEPVKLETIFVTAEEQVKQSLGVSVITQEDLEKLPVRNDISDYVRRMPGVNLTGNSATGQRGNNRQIDIRGMGPENTLILVDGKPINSRNSVRYGWKGERDTRGDSNWVPAEAIESIEVLRGPAAARYGSGAAGGVVNIITKKVTNETHGSVEFYTSQPEYSKEGSSNRVGFNVSGPLIKDVLSYRLYGNYNKTESDDVDINKSIGSTAAGREGVKNKDISGRLAWQATDQQTVLLDVSSSKQGNIYSGDSQLNANAEADAILSELIGKETNTMYRDSYALTHEGDWSWGKSKLVAQYDKTHNKRLPEGLGGSTEGKINNLDDKATSRLETLRLNGEANIPFEYYVPHVLTLGTEWVEDRFKDNISTNQGTDSSGSGYGDQLAKGNRSKMESRIASAYIEDNLKLTDSTDAVLGLRFDDHSKSGSNWSPSLNITQRLNDYFTLKGGVAKAYKAPNMYQNAEGYLLSTNGNGCPANIDSRCLLQGNGDLKPETSVNKELGIQFQKDIVNASLTWFRNDYKDKIVAGTNVVGTVDGSSTNANTGAVTNTKWNILRWENTPKALIQGFEGSLGLDFGDIRWTNNFTYMMDSKDKQTGNPLSLVPNYTINSIFDYDITDQLDVNFVFTQYGRQKSRQFAENRIESGIGSGGSNSAIKPSTVKSYSTAGINMGYKISDNISTRIGVSNLFDKQILRDSNSISQTYNEPGRAYYASLKYSF; this is translated from the coding sequence ATGTCGAAGCGTATTATCCAGTCAGTGCTTTCTGTTTCAGTACTGGCAAGTATGATGTCTATGGCTTATGCTGCAAAAAATGAGCAAGAACAAGCTGAACAAGCATTAGAAAAGCCTGCTGAACCTGTGAAATTGGAAACAATTTTTGTAACGGCTGAAGAGCAAGTAAAGCAATCGCTCGGTGTATCAGTGATCACCCAAGAAGATTTAGAAAAACTACCAGTTCGTAATGATATTTCTGATTATGTGCGTCGTATGCCGGGTGTCAATTTAACAGGCAATAGCGCAACGGGGCAGCGTGGTAATAATAGACAAATTGATATTCGTGGAATGGGTCCTGAAAATACACTCATTTTAGTGGATGGAAAACCGATTAACTCTCGTAATTCAGTTCGTTATGGTTGGAAAGGAGAGCGTGATACACGGGGTGATTCAAACTGGGTTCCAGCAGAAGCAATCGAATCTATTGAAGTTTTACGTGGACCAGCGGCAGCTCGATATGGTTCGGGTGCGGCAGGTGGTGTAGTCAATATCATTACTAAAAAAGTCACTAACGAAACCCATGGCTCGGTAGAATTTTATACATCACAACCCGAATATTCTAAAGAAGGTTCATCAAATCGTGTTGGTTTTAATGTAAGTGGGCCACTGATTAAAGATGTTCTATCATACCGTCTATATGGTAATTACAATAAAACAGAATCTGACGATGTTGATATTAATAAATCAATTGGAAGTACAGCCGCTGGGCGTGAAGGCGTTAAAAATAAAGATATTTCGGGACGCTTAGCATGGCAAGCAACAGATCAGCAAACCGTCTTACTTGATGTTTCATCTAGCAAGCAAGGTAATATTTATTCTGGCGATTCTCAGTTAAATGCAAATGCTGAAGCAGATGCAATTCTCTCGGAACTTATTGGTAAAGAAACCAATACGATGTACCGCGATAGCTATGCATTAACCCATGAAGGGGACTGGTCTTGGGGTAAGAGCAAGTTAGTTGCTCAATATGATAAGACTCATAATAAACGTCTTCCGGAAGGTCTTGGCGGCAGCACAGAAGGAAAAATTAATAATCTGGATGATAAAGCCACTTCAAGATTAGAAACTCTTCGGTTGAATGGTGAAGCCAATATTCCGTTTGAGTATTATGTACCACACGTATTAACACTCGGTACTGAATGGGTTGAAGACAGATTTAAAGATAATATTTCGACAAATCAGGGTACAGATAGCAGCGGTTCAGGTTATGGCGATCAATTAGCCAAAGGCAATCGCAGTAAAATGGAATCACGTATTGCTTCTGCATATATCGAAGATAACTTGAAACTCACAGACAGCACTGATGCCGTGTTAGGTTTGCGTTTCGACGACCATAGTAAATCTGGTTCTAACTGGAGCCCAAGCTTAAACATTACTCAAAGACTTAATGATTATTTCACTTTAAAAGGTGGGGTAGCAAAAGCTTATAAAGCACCAAACATGTATCAAAATGCCGAAGGGTACTTACTCAGTACAAACGGCAATGGTTGTCCAGCCAATATTGATTCGCGTTGTTTATTACAAGGTAATGGTGATTTAAAACCTGAAACTTCGGTAAACAAAGAGTTAGGAATCCAATTCCAAAAAGATATTGTGAATGCAAGCTTAACTTGGTTCCGTAATGACTATAAAGATAAGATTGTGGCAGGAACTAATGTTGTTGGAACAGTCGATGGCTCAAGCACCAATGCAAATACAGGAGCTGTGACCAATACCAAGTGGAATATCTTACGTTGGGAAAATACGCCTAAGGCATTAATTCAAGGTTTTGAAGGAAGTTTGGGACTAGACTTTGGCGATATTCGTTGGACCAATAACTTTACCTATATGATGGACTCGAAAGATAAGCAAACGGGTAATCCATTATCTTTGGTTCCAAACTATACAATTAACTCAATCTTTGATTACGACATTACAGATCAGTTAGATGTGAATTTTGTTTTCACTCAATATGGCCGTCAAAAATCACGTCAGTTTGCCGAAAATAGAATCGAATCTGGCA